The nucleotide sequence TCCCTCCAGGTATGCTCTTAGCAAGATGCTTGAAAAAATGCTCTGCTGGATCTGAGAAACAGCCCAGTGTTCGGTCTTGCAGTGTTTGGAGATGTTAGAGGATGTCATTCCCACAGAGCATTCCCGCAGCCACAATTATTTTATAAATGGCTATAATGAAGTTAATTTTGATGTCACACATCAGGGCCAAAACTGGGAGCAAAGCCCGCAGATGAGGAGCTCCAGGCTGAGCGATCTGCCATTCCTTCCCCCAAATCCGACGGCACTCGCTGGAGGCGCAGGCTGGGATGTTGGTAGCAGGGGAGGAAGTTAGGGGATGTCTGGGCTTTGTGACATGAAAACTGCAGACCTTAGCAAAACTGGGAAGGCTCTTGGAACAAGAGAAGACCAAAATAACTAATCCCCACTGGTACTTTCCCTCTTAGTAGTAAAGACTTAGGAATTTCCTATGTGTTTCTTGGTAAGCTCTGAAGGGGCTTTAAagttacatatttttatatttatatattttaaaatcctcTTTACCCTGAATCTAAGCAGAGTGAAATCTTCCCAAGCTATTCATTTGTAAAGGCAGTGAAAAACAGAGACTTTAAACTATGCTGTTAATAATTCTCTAAACCTTTCTGTGGCAGTAAACAACGAGCTAAACCAGCCAGTGATGAATCACAACAGCACACACACGTTGGAGTGCCGACGAGTAAAACTGAAGAATGAAGTAACAGATGAGTATAAGCTGTGGTGGTCCAATCTCTTCAAATTCTGGAGAATTTGGCAGCTCCAGTTCTGAGCTGGGCTCTGTCTACATTATTTTTGGATTTCATCTGTCATGTTTTGATGAGCATTgggagttttttttaaaacaaaagaaatgaaaaataaggaaagtatTCAACCAGACAGCATCACAAACCtgttaaaaggattttttttttttgaacttaaCTTGGGAAATACAGTTCTTTCCTCGTTGCTGGCGTAAGTAGAAGTATTTTTACTCTGGGACTGTAATGCCTTTCCCTAGCTTAAataaaaagcagctgcaaaacacacacagaggcacatgcgtgtatatttttatatccccCAGCCTCCCAACACAGCCCTTGGACCAGCCAGTGCCTCTCACGGTCCCACGGCCGTCGCTGCTCACCAACAGGCTGCTCACATAGGCTCAAAGCACCAGCCCTTGTCCAGGCTCCTGGCGATGAAGCGAAAAGGCCTCATAGTGGTGAATTATAAAATTTATACAATTACCCTCCGGGACATAGACtgagccaattttttttttttttttttttaacattctaaCATGACTTTTGATGTTATCAGCCACAGCAGTGCTGTGTCCGCTTTGGACCTCCTACAAAGCCCTTGATCTCGGTGATATCCCATGGCTGGAGCTAGGAGGTTAATTTGAGCTCTGTGTACACACTTCTTTCCTTTTATCCGCTGGGAGTTTAGTCTTTCAGCGTCAGGGGGTGTCCCTCGGCTCATGCATTACGAGAGACAAAGAAAGAGCAGTCTGTTCTCATCTTCATCCTTACTACCCTATATACATCACATATATAAAGTAATATATAATACATTCTACataatatgtaatatataatatattatgATATACATGTCAGTCACATTCCTCATTTAAgataaataattatcttttcttgGCTTTGCTCTTCCTTTGAGACTGGGGGAGCTTAACCCTTTTGTCAACATTATTACTGACAGATTACATGCATTAGTTTATATTCCTTCTTGCCATTTCCAAAAGATcggttccagtgtttgactgtcATCATCTGAAGCAGCAGTAGGGACTTTGAAAAGGCTCTTTAATATTTATCTTTAATACCACCAGTATTTCAGGACAGGTCTTTTATCTCAAGactttactttttttctgatgACTCATTATGTTTAATAATTTTTTGCTGACATTTTCGTAAATAGTTTTCTCACCAGTGATATCGTATAAATTTCTTACTGTAATTCTTCACTCTGTGGGGctgccttttcttcatttttcttgagctATTCCTTTGCCCTCCAAGGAAGTGGCTCAATAGCCCAATTATGCTTTATTAGATGACACATTGGCATCTCATATCCTGATTTGTGTGGTTCTTTAGGGGAATGCCATGAATTTAAACCAAGAGGAAATCCCTTTCTTTTAATTCTCTTTGATCTAAACATCAATATTCTTGTTCATGGGAACATTTTCTGATCTGATTCAATACTGCATGCAGAGCAGCTTTCAGTTCAGCGTGAGTGTGTGTAAATCCGCATCCTGCCAAGGCGTTACTGGGGTTTAGCGCGGGGTTGTATACCCAATCCTATCATTACATCGGTCAAAACCCCATCTACTGTTTccagctggggaaaaataaacccaACCTGTGTCTTCCCCTATGGAACAGTCTCATAAAATGTGAGAATGGAACCAAGTGGGTGTAACTGATCCTCACTAAAGCTCGTAGGGATTTGTTTAATGGTAAGATCTTCCTACAGAGATTTGGGGCCATTCTGTGGCAAACTTTATGGCAGGGATAAAAGTTTTTACAGCTGTTTGTTAACATAATATCCTCCTCACTTCCATGAGATGGTTCAGAAGATCCACAGAACTATTTGTATTAAATcatgtttggggttggtttgtttccCGAGGGACAGCTTGAGCGTAGGCTGCTGCGGAACAGCACACCAGCCCCAGCACAAGCACAGGGCTGCTCTGACCCGCCGAGTTAGGAGATTGCCTCTGCCTTTGATATAGACTGCAGATCGTCAGGGTGAAAAGGCTGTTTGTACAAGATAATCAATCCGTTTCAGTCGGTATCAGCTAAATCCCTCTCAAGGGGAACTGGATAGAGCCCTAGTGAGAAATTCTCTTTTACTTGCTGGCAGAAATTGTATGCATGCTccaaggaacaaaaaaaagtagATGCGAAGCAATATTGAAAGcagctcaaaacaaaaaaagaactgcCCTGAAGTTATCCCCATTCGCACTTTCTTATCTTCGTGGTTTTGCTAAATTAAAGCGACACTAGAAGGCCCACAAGAAGTTACCTGAAGGCAGGCAGCATCGCTCCATGCAGAGGATGTCCATGCTGGATAAAACAAGGATCAACCCCTGAATGCGTATTTTAGCCATGCTTTTAGATGGTTATCACTTATTCACAGGTATACTATGTGCTTTATTTGACAGTGAGAGCCTGGTGTAACCAGCTTTGGGCACCCAGACAGCAAAACAAGAGTAATATAGTTTTATTAGTTTCGGTGGGAAGAGCTTGTTTCCGAGGCAGCACACCGGCCCCAGCCTCACTACCCCACTACACCTTGCTCGCCGGGGCTGCTTCCAAAAAATGATGCAGCGGTACATATGGGAGAGAAGTAGCTGCCAACATATGAAcatcaattctttttttttaataataaatacacTATTTCATCGGTTTCTTTCCCAGGGTTTCCAAAAATTAGCAGTAGAGAGAACTACATCACATTAGCAGCTGTCTTTCTGCCCACATACACGTTAAATGAGACTTTCTAACGGGATAAGTATAGATCTTGCTAAATTACTGCAGAGGTGTGTGTTTGAGGTGCCAGCTAACCCAGCAAACCCCGCGCTGTCACTAATGGAAGTGCCACCGTGGCAGTGAAATGGGTCCCCAAGGCGCAGGAGAGTTTAGTGAGAGTCCAGATGTGCTGGGCACCAGGACATTATTGACATACCTGCTGGAGCTTGGCACCGCATCATTTAATAATAGTTTTTCCACTGTATGATCTGTCTTGccataagattaaaaaaaaaacaaaacacctcttATATTAAACATGGAAAAACATCAGTAGTTTTGTAACTCTGTTCTGCTGCCGCGGTGTGCTTGAGGACTGATCCCACACCTAAGTTATTTCTACCAGAGCTTCCAGAGCTGTTTACCCTAGAAATTCTGAGCCATTTCCATATGTTAAATAAGCTTTAAGACTCACCTAACACTGTTAAAGTGAGTGCCCAACTCTCTGGACGAACGACGCTTAGCTTCACCCTGGCAATTTTGATGTAAAACACAACTCTGTGGAAGAGCAGCTCAGGATCATACCTAAGACGACGGGGATTTGCATCAATGCCTTGACATCGCTTTTCTCTGGCAGGTTTTAGGCTGGGTAGCTATTTGCCTACAGCTGCACCTGCATGAAAAACAAAGACCAAGTTAGTAATTGCCCTGGCTTAGACTGAGCAGCCTGCGCTACAAGAGTGAGCAAAATGGCCTTAAGCCTTTGTCCCCTCGCAAAGCCAGGCTTAGTGTCGATGGCAGGGCAAGGGGATGAGGGAGCAAGCCCAAGCTCTGACCCTTCCTCCAGCCCCTTTGCTTGGCCCAGCTCACAGCGTGGAATAAATTCAATAACCAGTCATTATCCATCATGCCACTCACCACTTTGCAGTGCAAGTTTGGTAACACAGTTAGCTTTTAAGGTGACGTAGAGGGGTGTAGCAAATGCATCCCAGCTTCACCATGTCTCATGCAGCTGAGAGGAGCCCAGATGGGAAAGTGCTAATTGCACCATTGCACCAAGGcaccaaaagtaaaaaaaaaagattaaaattgcCAAAATTGTCTGGCCAGCGTTTTGCTAGGCAGCCTGCGTGAATAATCTTTCCCAGGGCAAACCAGCAATTGAAACGTGCAGATCATAAtaaacagcagcagctctcaTTAGCCTTTCCTCCCACCCCAACCCGACTGGTGGCTGATGTGTGTAATAAGTCACAGGCACACACTTAATGATCCAAGATTTGCTTCCAAAAAAAGGTTTCCCATCAGATTTGTGTGCATCTGAATGGACGTGAATCACAGGTTCAGAGCCTGCGTGGGTGGTCATAGGCTGGGACTTCTGTTTATTGTAAAGACCCAGCCCACAGTGAAAACACTTGATGAAGGGCAGCTCATAAGGCTTGTTTGGTTTCTTCTCTTCAGACCACAGCTCTCTTGCTAGGATGCCTGAAGCCAATGCAGAGACTTGGAGGACCCAGCTGTGCTTACGGTTCCCACTGTGCCCATGCAGGGATGCTGTGCTTTAACCCAAAAGTCTCACTCAGCTGCGTAGgaccctggggagcagagctctGTGCCGGGGCTTCTATTGGCTAAAGTTGTTCCTGAAAAGCCAGAGGAGCGACCCTCTGGATTTCATCCAAGCTGGGGAAGCGAAACCacatattaaataaataatacatCCGTAAAAGCCCAGCATGCTGCCGCTCTCTGgtttctctgctcctgctgccgtaCACAGAAGGAAATGGCTTTCCCTCTGCCTCCGGCTGGTTTGGTTTTACTCCTGTAGATCTTGCCGGTCCTGCAATCATGCATCTCCTTGGAGTCCTACCTAACAGTGCTGGATGCATCCCTTTTCTCCCAATTTCTGTTCTTGAGATGGcattatggatttttttcttccctccgcCAAAGGACAAGATGTTTCTCATGATCTGGCACAGCCTCGTAGGTAGGGCTACATGTCAAATTAAGAAAGAGGTAATATTGCTGCAAGACATCCCAGATGTTTGTCTTTCTCCCCGTCTCCCATGGCTTCCTATTGAGGAGTTTGCTGTGCAGTCATGAGCTCCCACAGCCCAGGGCCTGACGGACCCTGCCCCAGCCTGAGGCACAAGCATGGTCACAGCAGATAGCTGTTGCTGAGCTGCCCCAGCATGCTCGCCTGATGCCGTATCCCAACACTTTCTTTATGTCAGGATGATGGATCAAAATTACCCTGGGGTCTCCCTGGTACTTAGAATTAGAAGGTTAATGAGAAGTCAATCACTCTTCTTAATGGTGGTAAAGAAATTTGCCAACTGCTTGACAAACCCAGGTTTTTAAAGATGAGCAGTTAATTCCTGCAGCTGCCATATGGTCTAGTACCATTCGAGGATTTTTTGGGAAGACTCACCATCTTCTGTATATCCCACAatgcctgtccaggtctctcccctcctccctggcTCGAGCCTGCTCCAGCCCACAGCAATGTTCCCCCAGCAGCAGCGACCGCAGCTGGGACAAGCTCCTCTCTTCAAACATAAAATCTCCAAATAACACACACAGCAGCTGAGCAGTTTCTGGGGCACGAAGGGGAACATGgcagggggtgggtgggagggTGGTTTCCTTAAGGAGACCTTATCATTGCACAGCTTCTTTTAGGTGAAATTCAGTCCTTTTGCTTGCAGCACCACAGGCAGGTGCCTTTCTATTAGAGCAGGAGGGTTGCGCTGGGCACATGAGCCCATAAAGGGCTCAGGGaaccatgaattaaaaaaaaaaaaaaggcaaatttcatTCTTTCCTGTGGGGTGTTCCCTGAACAAATAGTTCTTGTGAAATGACTGCGATCCAAGAGCCAGGCAATGTTCAAGGCCTTTTGCTCAGCTGTTGGATTCAGCTCTGATTTCGGTACCGAGGAGGCTCTGTGAAATTACCTCCCATTCTGCCACAGTGCAGTATCAGAAAGCCACGGCTTAAGTGCAGATTGAAACTGGGAAGAGATCTTGTTTTCCTAGTGTTTAGCCAAGCCTCTAGATGCAAGCTGACTTTAATACCAGTGCTTATCTGCATCCATTTCTTCCTTGTAATAAGATCTTCCAAGGAGGAGTAAGAACAAAGTACTGCTAAACAGACTGTGGAGCATAATCCAGCATCACCAAGGGAACTCTAAAAGAGAGCTTTcaccccctcccagcctccccatCAGAACCTGGTCGGGATTTGTGAGATGTTTCTGGTCTAAAAGCAGAACCCAGGAGTTTTCCTGCTCTCACCCTGGCTCGGCTGGGCCATAGCCAGATCTACAGAGACCCAGTACATGGCTTTTGTGCCGTTCAAGAGAGCAGAAGAGTAGCTCTGGATTTGGAGGCTCTCTTCATAACTGGCACACAACCTGTGGGCATGGACCTTTGGAGTAAAGCGCTCATTTTTCCCCTTGTTTGAAATAACAGTCCCTGGGCAGTCAGCTCTCACGGGCAGCTTGGATAAACATGCCCAGAGCAGCGTCTTGGCCCGGAGCCCTCCACAGCATTACGTTATCTGGCCAACAGCTTAACCCCAAGTGCAAATGCAGTTGCCGTCTCGACCGGTGCACATGTGTGCATGTGATGGCAGGAcgtcagagcagccctgccacagcttGTTCTGTATTTGCTGCTAAAACCAATGTAAGTCCTGTTAAGCTAGCTGCCTTGCTGGCCGCATCAGCTGCATTGCCCCACCAAACAAGGCGGCCGGCGGGGATTTGGAAATCGCTGCCTGTTGACTCAAAGGCAGGCAGCTAATAAACCACAAAGCTGTGAAAGACAGACAGGTACGGCAGCGCGAGTAGCTCCAAACCCTTGGCAGAGTGGACATGCGTGGCAGATCATCATCCGTACATTCATGATACCTCGTACAACCCCCATGCTCCCAAAGCCTATTGCCCGCCTAGTGACTGCAGATCTCTAGTTAAACTTGAGCACTTGGTTCACTGGGACACCTCCCAGCACCTCCCTttctgctgctgggctgagcCAGGCTTTCTGCTCTCCCTGGCCCTTTCCTAATGCATCGAGACATGCTGGCTTGAACCAAACTCTTTAACTGGATGCTGTAGCCATTTCAGCCTTCCTGTGATTATTTAGGAATGTTATTCTGGTGGTGATGATTTTTgaaagtacacacacacacacacacctccgTGCTTTTTTGGGGGGTTCATTTCCATAGGAACTGCAGAAATTTCACTCCTCCTTGGCTTGCAGGTCTCCAGTACATCAAGTGGCCATGGCAAACTCCTCATACCCCAGCGGTGAACCCGGGTATCGATCAGTCAACAATAAAATGCTGTGATAGTTATAAATAACCTTCATTTCCTTCCACCCTGCCTCTATTCTAAATTATTCCCCCAAAGTCTAGTGGGGAGCTCACAACACCTTGCAAGGTTGTCTTCTATGTGCACTATTTACAAAGCAAAGCTCAACACAATTTACAACTCTCTAGCTGTGTTACTTCTGCAGCTTCTCAGGGGAAAAGCCCGACGCTTACCAGCTGCCTGCACCCACCCCCAGATCACGAACGGCTGATGGCTCAGGGCGCAGGTTGTGGGACTAGCCGTAAAACATCTTACTGTGCTGTGCAAGAGAAATTTCAAACAAGGTGCGTTGGCACTGGAGCAGATGCACTCGAGCATCTGCGCAGCAGAGCGGCGGGCTTGTTCGGCAGCCGAGAAAAGGAGTGTTAGTGCTGGTTTGCATTTTCATCTAGAAAAACCAACAGATGCTGGGCAGAACCACTCCCTGGCTCAGGCTGTAATGAAAGGCAACAGCATTTCCGCAGCTGGCTGGTTTGGCGTGAGGCTAACACGTGTGCCACCGCAGCAGATGACATGTGAGCTCACCAAGTTGACATGAGCAATTAGCATGCGTGAGGCTCCTTCCACCTCCTAATTCACTCAGAATAATTCATTAGCAAAAAGTCCTTAGCAGCGCTAGTCTGCCAACAGGTCCTGATTGTAGATGTGTTCTTTGATTCACTTTAGAAGATAAATTGACCTGTGAAACTCCAGTCTAGCTCATGCTAATGAGTCTCTGTAGGGCCATCAtgagaattaatttatttatctAAGGATTTCTCTGTAGTGCTCATCTGCACGGCAGTTAGACTGAAGAGACATAATAGGTCTACCACACTAGAAATACTAGAGCAAATCACCTaaccctggaggtgtctgtgctaTATTTGATGTCTTGGCCTAAAGTCGTTCTGGTGCAGATCCTCAGTTTCCCACCTGTACAGCCAAGAGAACAAAAACGTGTCCTCCTGCTCATAATGTTCATAATCAGCAGTGTGAGAAGCGTTACACCAGCAGTGGTATAAGCTACAATTCTTATCTGTCTAATCAAAGGCTTCCTCAGCCTTTATTTCAACTTTAAAAGCAGCAGAGTAGCTGCTTTATTCCAGGATTTTGCAGTGGCTGTGGAAAAGAAATCTGCATGAATTATGGTGTTTTAATATGTTTTCCTTGTTTCTGGCCATCTTCTATTAATAAACAGCCTTGAaatctctctctgctccccaaaTGCACAGAGACACTCCTGGCCTCTACAGAAGAGATGGTTAGGCCCTGTTGAACAGCCTACCTAAATACTCGTGTTCTTGCCCCCTTCGAGAGCAGCCAGGGAGCCCAAAGCGATGCCACCAAGCAGAGATGTCCCCCCACATTAATGtccctctccttttcttcccccGCAGCTTGAAAGCTGTCCTGATGGGGAAGCCTCAGGACAACACAGTGGACTTGTCAGGCATCCCGCTGACACTGAAAGACTTGGACCGTGTCACGTCCTACCTCCAGCACAGCTCGGAGCACATCGACACGGTGGAGCTGTGCTTCACAGAGCTGACGGACGACATGCTGCTGCAACTGCTGCCGGCGCTCTGCGTGCTGCCCCACCTCACCACCCTCTCCCTCAATGGCAACCGGCTCACCAAAGCCATCCTACGGGACCTCACTGAAACCCTGAAGGACCCCAAAAAGTTCCCCAGTGTCACCTGGATTGACCTCGGCAACAATGTGGACATCTTCTCCTTGCCGCAACCCTTCTTGGTCAGCCTAAAGAGACGATGCCCAAAGCAAGGCAACTTGCCAACCATTCTGGAGTTTGGTGAGGGTCAGGTAAGCGATTTGGAGAGCCAAGATGGCCTGGCTGAGAGCCAGGAGGACCTGCGAGTTGGACCAGGCAAGACTGACAACAAAGGCTTGCAGCAGACAGACAGAACAGTCGAGGCTGCGGAGCTCCCCAACTCGGAGCAAGGTGCTGCGGCGCTGCAGACATGATGTCAGGTTCCCTGGCTCTTGGGTGGGCGCGTTAAACAAGGTTGACTTAAAACCAAGACCTCGGCGCTGGAGGTCTTGGTGGAGGGTCGATTCACACAGTGGGATGCTTTGGGAGTCTGACTGCTGCCTTCCTCCCATACGATGAAtgtcaactttttttcttttcgaAGAACACATAAAGGTGATCGCGTTGAATACTTGCATTTTATAAAAGCTGGCCAGGTATTTTGAAACATTAGTGACATGCTGTGCTTTTTAAACTCCCAAAAATGTGTCTCCAAGTTGGTGTAATACGAGGCCCTTATAAGAGCACAAAAAGGGAGAAGAAGGTGCCCAGACTTTGCAGGGAAGGGCTCCCTTTCCTTAGTGCTGGATCAAGCAAGATCCCAGCTGCTCTCCCACGCGTGATGGATGGACAGCGGTCACCCCAGAGAGGACTGCTGCTGAGATAAACCCTAAATCCTTTCCAGTCCTGACTTCAGGAGCTGCTGATGAATAGCATACCTGGTGAGATACAACAGAAGTCTGATCACACGCTAACAGGGGCTGTTTCTCTTAACAGCGGGAGCCAGCCCAAAAGGAGAGGTTTGCTTTCCTGGTGCTGAGCTAAATCCCAGCCCGCTGCGTGCCTGGACGCCACTCTCACCCTCCAGCCTTACTGAAATCAGCTGGCACATGTGCCTGCCCACTATTTATTCAGATGTCAAATCCAGTTTCCCACCAGCCGTGCTGCTGTAATAACTCCAGAGCTTTTAATGTGGTACGTGGAGCTTGCACCAGCAATGCTGGGAGTGCGTATTTGGTCCATTTTGGGGAGTAATCTGCAAAATCTGGAGCCAGGGCTCAGCTCAGGTTCATTGCTGTTGCTGACAAAAGAAACCACAATACTGAaggtttacaaaagaaaaaaataatcctgggGTTCATCCCTGTATCACTGCCACTGAGGGCTGGGTGGACACAGCCAGCTGGAGATTGAAAGCCTCCGAAGGGCTCTTGGGTCACTTGGCTGTGTCCATCCCCTCACGGACCAGAAGTGCTTTGTTTCTAAAatcttggtttggttttgatttatttttgatggaaaatggatcatcccagagctgcagcactgGAACGTGCACTTTGGCTTTCGAATGAGAATTTAATTGATCGTAAACCTGGGGAAGGGCAGGAAAGTATGAAAAAACTTCCTCGCCCTTACGTTCAGAGGACCAAACACAACTCCCTTTGCGCAGAGGGAGCCCTTTTCTATCTGTTCAAagcccttcccctgcccagctTTACAGCATCGTTTCCCTGTCTCGCAGCAGCGACCCTCTGG is from Opisthocomus hoazin isolate bOpiHoa1 chromosome 20, bOpiHoa1.hap1, whole genome shotgun sequence and encodes:
- the LRRC75A gene encoding leucine-rich repeat-containing protein 75A; its protein translation is MGTKQTKGCQPGSAGESPPPHHRKKVPPKERGDFLASLVVKSGEKFGKGGGGSLPPYHRRICMIQDMLVLVKQGKQEEATELLRHLRQDLGMESTSLDDVLYRYASFRNLVDPITHDLIISLARYIHCPKPEGDSLGAMEKLCRQLTYHLSPHSQWRRQGIMKRKPQSCLKAVLMGKPQDNTVDLSGIPLTLKDLDRVTSYLQHSSEHIDTVELCFTELTDDMLLQLLPALCVLPHLTTLSLNGNRLTKAILRDLTETLKDPKKFPSVTWIDLGNNVDIFSLPQPFLVSLKRRCPKQGNLPTILEFGEGQVSDLESQDGLAESQEDLRVGPGKTDNKGLQQTDRTVEAAELPNSEQGAAALQT